The genomic stretch TGTCTGGACGGAAGAGGAGCCCGGCCCCCCGGAGACGGTGCGCCTCCGGGTCAGTCCCGGCCTTGCCCACAAGTTCCGCGTCACCCGCTACCACCTCAGTCAGGCCGTAAAGGAGCTGCCGGACGGGGGCATCGAGGTGCGTTTTGAGGTGGCCGGCGCCGGGGAGATGATCCCCTGGCTCTTGAGTTGGGGCGCGGCGCTCGAGGTGCTGGAACCTGAGTGGCTCCGGGAGACAATGATTGAGGTCCTGGAGGAGATGCTCGCGCGCTCCCGGCGCAGCCCCGGGGAGGTGAAGGCATGAAACCGGGGTTCCACCTCACCCGGAACGGCAGCAGGACGGTCTGGGTCGAGTACGGCCCGGAGGAGTACCGGGCGCTCTGGGGAGGAAATGAAGAAGATTACTTCGACTACCTCGCCGGGGTGTTAGAGTCGTACAAGGAGCTGAGTGAGGTGTGCCCCGACTCGTGGCTTGTGCGGGTCCCCTTCGACCTCGAGGACTACAGCGCCTGGGCGCGCGAGCACCCCGGGGAAGCGGCCGGGTCGGACGCCCACCTCGTTTGGGCGGTCGAAGTCGCCCGGAGCTCGGAGCGCCTCGCGGCCCTGCGGGAGCGACACCGGCACAAGTGCTCTGTTCCCTCGCGGCCCCCCTTCCAAAGACCACCGGTTAGCCGATTTGGTTTCTGAAGCAATGCGCGGGTTGTTGCGCTCTCAGCGGGCCAATAACTCCTCAGCAATCTCAATTAGCATTTCCTGGTTCTTGATGTCAGTCAGGCGTCTTATCTTGAACTCTGCTCCGTTGCACCAGTAGTCTCCCGCTGAGGGATCGGTCTCAAATACAAGTTCTTCGTTGAAGCGATAAGACGGACT from Desulfofundulus luciae encodes the following:
- a CDS encoding WYL domain-containing protein, translated to VWTEEEPGPPETVRLRVSPGLAHKFRVTRYHLSQAVKELPDGGIEVRFEVAGAGEMIPWLLSWGAALEVLEPEWLRETMIEVLEEMLARSRRSPGEVKA